The genomic DNA ATGTTACTTCAATTGAAATTAAtcataatagttattaaatttttgtgttaagacttatttaataataatatactgTAATTTTGAGTGGGGGTGTTGATTCTTAAATAATGTACTGTAATTTTagtctaatttcaatttcataataGAATAATTACCCTCAAAaccttgtattttatttttattcaaataagtCCCCATAATTTTCAATTACTGTCCCAAACACTCCACTCTTATTAAACAATGGTAattgagattaaattaaattataattatttttaatctctatttaattaaacaaaaaataaaaactaataaaaaaattaatgccgAAAGGGCTGGCCGAAACCCATAAAAGGTTTCTACCAAGTTCTGGTCATCGCCACCCTCTTCGATGCTTTCAATCTCAAGCCATTGATAGGCATTATTCATATTTCTTAGTCCAAatactttgaaaaaaaaaaaaaatagtgttgtttcaaatttataataattttaaaattttaaagcgATAATAAGtgtattttatcttcaaatAAACTTCATTTATTGCGTAATATTTTCAGCAATATTTAACAATATGTTAgtaaatgataaatatatcaaattttaaaatatttattaatcaattaatcatattagttatatgataaaaataagatacagtaaatatattttatctaaaaataaaatatacttatagCTTCTTAATCATTATAAATAAGAGGATGATTAATAATACTATTGATTTAATTATAGATTCACCTCATATTTTGTTTAGTTAAATTGTCAAACACATCATCATAGTAGACAAGGAgacaaatacaaattaaattttaaaaaatattttatattatgatacataattttattcaagaaaaaaatgattaagTGAATCTCATACAAACAAATTATACTAAGAATTCTATGCAAGCAAATGTGACGAGGTAAGGGCAGGGGGTTTGTCACGTCAtgtgataaattatataaaatggtAAAATGTGAAGGGTAATTTTGTAAAACATGCACCACCGGCTTAAGTAGGATGTACATATAGAAAGTCCTGCAAATATATTGGGGATTTTGAACATTCTCTGAGCAAAATTTACTtccatattctctctctcaaaatttaCAGCATACATTATGTCTTCATCTTTTTTGACTTAGAAATTAGAGGGTGGTTCTGGAGGTGACTTGGCTAGTCCACTTTATATTTTGCTTGTAAGTTGAAGAGAAAGATCGAGATTGAGTCAGCCACAACCCAGATTCAACAAAATCTTATCGGTGCAAAATCTTAGACCACATCAATTTACACCTATCGTGGGGTTCTTATGAGTTTTGGCACGTACAACTCTTCACTAATTGTGTTGAACTCTTCACTAATTTCTCAATATATTCTACTGGCAAAGTCGACCAATCCAAATTGAGTTTTTGTGGCTTCAAATGATGATAATCAACAAGTGAGAAGAATGAAAGCAATGCAAAATAGGATGATGAGATGCAAGATGCGATGAAAGTACTAACGGGGAGTTAATATAAAACTCTTAGTGGAGATGGAGAtgggaaaaggaaaatggaCAACATGAGAGGGTAATGGATTTAATCTAGATAAAAAAGATGaatcttaaagaaaaaaaaaaaaaaaaggtgttggtttatgttttttaatgaGGTCCAAGGTTATGACGAGGTTTTGAGTTTATCTTTATAGACTTTGGCCTGGGATTGAAGTATAGTCCAAAAGTACCACTCATTGGTAGTACATTAAAAAAGTCGGACCATAAGCCCTTTATTAAGTCTTTGGAAGAGAAATGGGTTGAGCCCATTTGCTTAAGATTTAAGGAAACCCAAGTCCATGCCCTCTCACTCTCCTGCCTTGCCCTAGCATTGTCATATAAAAAAGCTATTTCCCTTTCTTGTTGCCCTTATTGACGgtcgattctctctctctttgcttaCCCGATAGCTTCCTTTTGATGGTCGATCTTTATGagtcttcctttcttttttcggCCCGATCTCCCTTTCCATGGCGGTGGTCTTCCTTTCCTTGGGGATCCCTTGGTCGATCGGTGGGTTGTCTCTATTTATACTATGTAGCAGATCTTTCTAAGGGAAGCTCTCGACCTACTATTCTTGATTCCATCTTCTTTGTGTGTGGTGCTCTCTATTCCTTGGTGGATCATTTTGGTGAGTAACCTTTGGGTGGTTTTCTGGGCGAGATCTGTAAATCGGTAAAAGGGCTTGAGCATTTGAGGGTTTCTATtcttgagattttggggcttctCAATGGTTTGGTGGCCTTATTCTATTAGTGTTACCTGAGTGGTATAATCTGGACAGATTCAAATCTGAGCCTTGAATCACCGTATAGGAAGTTCTATATTTATGctttttgtattcttattttgatattctgattttgattattattgtaTTAACCGATTCTATTTTATACGTGTTTTTTCGCAACAAAAGGACTTGGATGGACGATCTCTATCATGAACATTGTAAAAAGTTATTCAATTTGGACAGGGAAGAAAGGCATGATGAGGAACATGGAGGTCATTATAAGTGAGAACATTCACTACAAGAAGAAGGGGTATTGCCAGCGAATTTTTCCCGGTGGTTTGAACAATTGTTGGGAAAATACCACAATCCCCGGCGGTTACCTTAATCGCCGGGGATGGTTCAAAATTATTAGCGGTTTATAAAACCGTCGGTAATATGGACATAACCCTGGTGGAAAGTATAAACAGCCGGTAATGTTGAACCATCCccagcgatttttaaaaccgctggGGATATGATTTATATACCCGCCTCCCTCCCCCCGCCCCCACCCAAATTAATCTTCCCCTCACCcccttctcttccaaaatcccccctgcaaaccctaaccctctctCGCTCGCGCCTCGCTGCGATCTCTCTCGCCACTAAGTTGCTgcctccctcgccctcgctcgctcactctcagtcgttCTCGCCCTTGCTCGCTCAGCCGCGCTCGCTTTCGTCCTTGCTCGCTTTGCCGTGCTCGCTTtctccctcgccctcgctgctTCTCTTAGAATCATCAGGTAATCAATCCTCTCATATATATTATACAGGAGATTGTGCATCAGATAATGCTTATTTGCTGGAGGGTCTTTCTGCCATCGGGCTTCTTCTATTGCTCCAATTAATGGGTGTGTGAGTGAGTTGAGAAGGCTCCTCTTGGTTCGTTCTATTTGGTTGCTGCCTGTTAGGCATTTGCTTTTATCTGCTTCTTCAATTCTGTCTGTCCCTTCCTATgcaccatatttttaattacttttaacTGATACAAAATCATTAAGCGCTGCCTCTGCTTGCTTAATGATTTCATACAGcacaaaatatatagagattAATGTTGATTTCATTAAAGAGAAAGTAGCTGCTAAACAAATTGAAGTTAAATTTCTGCCGTCTTAACAAAGGACTCTTCTTGACTTAGATTTCAGTTTCTCTGCTCCAAGCTGAATCTAGTGTCTAATCCCAAGTTTTGTTTGCAACTGGATGTGAAGACAACTGctgtaaaaattaaatctaagcCATTTGCTCAGGATTTgaacaattgaattttttatttctttaaactCTAAAGTTTAAACCTGAAATCATTAGGATGAACTGAATTCCTTTGGGTCAACATCTTCTATTGAGCAACTTCCACTTAATCATCCTTCTAGGCggcagttcaattttttttttttttttttattatttggtcAGTCAGGTTTCTTTTATATTATAGCTTTTTGTCCCACAGGATGTGTTCTTTCCTTGTGGTCTGTAGCTTGAGGCTTGAGCCTCACCTCGGTGCATTTTGCTGTTTGGGATGGCTTCTTGCCGTTTGTTTGAGCCTTCAGTCTTTCTCAGTGACCAAAAGGAGATTCCTAGTCCATTCTTGGTTAAAATTGATTTAGAGAGTCTCCAATCCTCACTTCTTAACTTGTGCAACAACAGTTCATCTCATTCCAAttgtccatttatttatttctttgttgTTACTGCCCATTTGTCTTTTTACTATTaaggtatacatacatacagacacacacatatatatatgtgtatgtatactTTGAtgctaattatatattttatacaagcTATTGTTAAACatcattattataattgaattaGTATGAGATTTGAATTTcgaatattttttcatttttgatatcatgttaatttatttggcatttctaaaaaaaatataataattagatGGGATTTATTAGATAGTACTGTTCTAGTATTGAATTTAATCCAAAAAGAGAGTTTCTATCACCACccaccctaacttggttagtaTAAGGTATAATTGATGATGCCGAGTGTTCTGAAAATCAAGTGTTGGAAACTATTTGTACTGAAGTTTAGTGCTAAGATTTAATTTTAGGTCTTTCATAAACATATTGTATACATATGGTATATATACATCTTGACTATTCCCGATTAATATGCTAAcagattattttttacattcaaatcaataatagGCAATTACACTGATGGCACCTAAGAGGCAGACTCGTTGGCCAATTGGATCCATGTCACATAGTATAGATTCGCACCACAATGATTCACAGTCAATTCCATCCCATCATCCAACCCCAAACCCAGTCCCGTCACATCCCCAGCATCTTGAAGAGGACTtgatccactcacaatccaacccCCAAAACTCACATAGTCAGCAAGGTAAATACCAAGACAAATTTCAAAACAAGCTTTATGTCATCTACAGCCAAGACAAGCTCtatgtttttattgtgttgttATGTGTTAGCAGGTACAAGCTCTATGTCATCTACGACcaaaaaaggaagaggaatatcaaaacaaatttcaaagtggggaaaggaaaagatttatattgaatttgatgctgAAGGACAACCAATTGGGGAGATGGCAACTAAGTTGGAAACCCAACTAGGTGTGATGGTAAGGAGTATTGCTCCCCTTACATTTATTGATTGGAGGTCACCGGGGATGGAACCATATAAGGAGCTCATCTGGCAAGAGGTCTTGGTGAGTAAATAACATCTCTTATTCTTAGTTATCTAACcctaaacttttatactctaATAAGGGTATCATTGCAGGATAACACTGATGTACCCACAATATGGAGATCAATTTGCTTGCAACAtgcttccaagaagtggagagagtaCAAAGCCACCTTGAAGAGGCATTATGATTTCCATGAGACAGATGCGGCTCGTCTGTCAAAAATACCGCCTGGGGTGGACCCAAAACAGTGGAAGGCTCTTGTGGAGTATTGGGGATGTGAGCAAGCACAtgtatgtatgatttatgtatgaTAGATATATCAGATGGATTCTCTATACCTAGTTCTAATATCATTTTACAAATAGGAATGTAGTGCGACAAATCGTGCCAATCAagataagcaaaagatgggTCACACCAGTGGTAGGTGATCACATCCTCAAGTTAGGCACCAGGTAAGAATAGAatggatattagttatatatatttattgataatttaattagtaatgcctacactttaaacatttaatatattttatctcttatatatatttttagatgactattgaaagtggagatgagccagatagaatcaagctttttaaaaagacacacaccaaaaagagtggagagatagtagactctacatcttcatatataatcgtatgtctttctaaaatttgaaagttgtagattcatattttgtttcttttacttgttgACTTATAtaactaacttgtgaaatgtttcttaaggaacaaatggatgaaaggttGTCACAAATACTCACTGATGAACAAACCCCAGATTCGCTAGAGGatgtctttactcaaatactagGCAAAGATGGGCATGGCAGGGTAAGGATGGGAGGACTTGGAACATGCCCAACTAAGGTTAGACAAAGACAACAGTATCAGGTGCCCCAAGAGCAGTATGACCAAATGCGTGTGCAAATTACTGTCgagctagaagaaaaatttcaagttcaaatccaaagtcaagttcaAATGCAAGTTTGTGCAATACTTGAGGCAATGGGACATACACCACCGGCTCTAGACAATACACCACAACCGAGACAGGTATGTCGTTCCATTagtgcattttgtaatttaaaattacatgtttactatatatattaactaaactattttgaaatatagtcATCCTCACATGCTAGTGCTTCTGCCACACATGCAAGCACACCATCACCCGAAGCTGAATGCGCTGGATTATCGACACCAGAATGTGATCATTATTTAGAGGTAAGTTGGCTTAGGTTCTTCACAGAGCATTTAGAGAGTTTAGAAAATAACTAACTAGTTTTACTCTATTACGCATCTAACTGATCTCTTACTCTACTAAGATCTTGTTGatagtattattattagttagttTTCTCTAATTAAACTCATAAATGTCATGGTATACAATCACCCAATTATCTACTTCTTGCCAGCTCTTATTGTGCCTTACCATCAAGTGTTTGACACGTACAACAAAAGCAACCAACAAGCAGTACTGAttcaatgattcaatgttagTGCACTtgtaacaaattttttaaacaagTACAAGAATCTGCCGTGCCCTTAAATCATTAGTATAATTGTTGGCTGTAAATTGCTCATATGTTTTTTAAGAACTACCTATTTGAAGTAgactttaacatttttttgttcttttcaataTGTAAATGTGGAAGCACTTTTCCTacatacagaaaaaaaaaattcttattattttatgatatgaCAGATTAAtgaatttgttcacttgatgaatgGACGAATACCTCGCTACATTGTTGCTGAGGCAATCATTGTGTCCATTGATCCGACCAAGTCTGTAGGGGGAATAGAGCTAGGTAATGAATttattgaaattagtattcagaAAGTGCTGAAGCCTTTATATCCATTGCCTCGACAATTTTCTAGGATGCGTGTCTTGAGGGATGCTAATAACAGTAAAACTACGATACCATGGAGGGTCTCTgatgtaagtgtttttgtatatagttgttatgcaattttgaacatgttttatgcaatttcatagttaatgtaCATACTTATAGatctattatttttcaatacagatcgaaaaaatatgatatgcaattttggttggagtAGCATGGTGGCGTAATCAGGGGTTATCTGAGGTTActtggacatgttttagtttagaGTTGATTTGTATGTGCAAAAATGGTATTGTGTCAGACAGAGACAAGATCGATCTAAATGATCAAATGTGTTGTACTTAAATAGATCTATTGTATACAATTATTATGTGTGTAGTGAgcgaatcttttaaaattgttggtgaTTTTTTGTTATACAGGTTTTGATTGCATTTGATTAATgtttgtgttttaaaaaaaaaaaaattattgccGACGGTTTTAGATTTTTCCCAGTGATTTTTAAAGCGCCGATGAATACTTTTACCGACGGTTTTACCAACCGCCGGCAAAAGtattttaccggcggttttattAATTGCCGGTAAAGTTGTAAATTTACCGGCGGTTTCAATAACCGCCGGCAAAAGTATTTTACCGGCAGTTttataaaccgccggtaaaagtaTTTTGCCGGCAGTTTACATAAACCGCCggtaattcttatttttacaaaaatcgcctgtaaattttttttaccggcggttaaaaaccgccggtaatattTTTCGACGGTGGTATTTTCGGCTGACATAattaccgccggtaaaaattttatcgacaatttttttacttttttcgaCAATTTTTTAACTACCAAAAAAAGTCAAACCTCTTGTAGTGATTCATGTAGTAAATTAAGAAATGCACCTCAAGCATGATGATCATGACAAGGAGCAAATGAAGAATCTATTTGGGAGTAGGGAGAGAAGGAAAGGAGATACACAAGTAATAATAAggatgaaataataaaatataaacacgAGAATTTTACGTGATTCAAGAAATTCTCCTACATCTACGaagtgtaatatttttattatatgagAAGATATACACAGTATTTTTATGCACTCTACTCACAAAATCACAATCTAAATACAACTAGGGAATTTTTCCCTCAAACAAATGGGATGCAGAAGTTGAGAACAATTGAGTTGGGGAGGCCAATTTATAGGTCTCCCTTACGCGTTGCGTGCATGCGCCACTCCAATTCAATTTCGGCGCTCCATTGTCAAAAGCAGCAGCCTGAAATTCAAAAGGCTTGGCTGCTGCTTTTGCCTTTTGTCAAAAAAGGCACGGCTGCTTCATTTgtcttctttttattgttttctctaGCCTCCTTTAATTTGAATATTGCAATTGTTGACTTTAGCTTTAATAGAATCCACATCATGGGACTTTTTTTGAAGTAGACGCTGAGAGGCTACAATGTCTTATGCAATTGATGGAAGTGAGGCTACAATGTCTTGTGCAATTGATGGAAAGTAAGCTTCGTGAAGATGAAGGTACTTGTGGCTCTATTTTTCTATACCTCGATTCGTTTatagagaaaaattttaaagtgcAATTGTCATCTTGCTTCAACTTCCTATAATTTGAGAATATGAAGAGACTGATGATCCCGTTGCTCATCTTAGTAGGTACAGACCTACGATGGACCTGAGGACACCTACTAAAGCTCTATTATGTTATGGATTTCTCCAAACCTTGAGAAAGGATGCTAAGGATTGGTTTAATTCCTCAGAGCCTCGGAGTATTGGGAGTTTTCAAAAGGTAGCTAAGAAGTTTAATTTGTAGCTAGTTTCAATTGTTAtagaaaggtaaaaaaaaaagaaaatcttgcACTAGTTTATTGCAtattaaacaacaaaaaggaGAAACTTTGCGCAAGTTTATAGcccaatttcaattttcaatagGCTTCTTTAGAAGTGGATCAACTAGATGAGAAAATCACTACAGCTATACTCATGGAAAGAATTTGGGATATTAAGTTTTCCACTAGCCTCTAgcaaaaaatgccaaaaatccTAGCAGAGTTCTATGCTTGTGCACAGGTGTTCATTAATCTAGAGAATCAGATATTGGAGAAACGAGGAAAAGAGAAGGttgaaagaaaggagaagttgAAGGAGGCAAATCTAAGTAAGCTGAAAGAGCCTTTGCGTAAGGAGCATGTTGAGCCTCGGAGGCCCAAACCTTATCGAAGTTTTAGGCCATATTGTACCCACATAGGGACCATTCCAGAATAACATGGTGGCCGAAGTTCAAGGTGCTATTTTCACAAAATGCGCCTAAACTCTATCGCAAATATCATGGAAGGTTCGGATACAACACTACTATGTGTAGAGAATTGAAAAGGGAGATGGAGCGAAGTGTGAGAAGAGGCTATGAATATAGAAGTTTCGGTGGTGAGAGACAAAACTTGAATAACTAACAGTTACCTTAAAGAAGAAGGGATCGGGATGAGATtccattgagaaatgtgagaagAGAAGAGTCCCCAAAGCTTCCCAGTGAGAATTGTGCAAATCAAAGCCAACAGCATCAGGTTGCAAAGTAAGATATCAATACTATCTTAGGAGGTCCGCGACCTGTTTCTCATGCAGATAAGCAAACTTTTATATCTGCTGGGgagatttaaaaaagtctcggGGAAGAAGCCTCGGATGGAATACCAATCACGATTTGGAAGGGGTAAGGCTTCCACATGTTAATGTCATGATTAGAAGTGTTATTATTCCTAGTTATTATATTAAAAGGATTGATACTGGTGGCTTTACCAACATAATCTACTCCCATGTCTTTGACCAAATGAACATAGATAAGAAAATGTTGGAGACAATCCTTTGATCGAGATTAATAGCTAGTCTATGGTGCCTGAAGGAGTGATATCTTTGCCAGTTTGCCTGTTACATTTAGAACAGTTCAAGGCAGAAAACACTCATAACTGATTTTGTGGTGGTCTCTGCTCTTAGTTCGTATAATTCCATTACTAGAAAACCTTTGCTCAACGATATTTGAGTAGTGGTGTCAACTTTACACCTTAAAATTAAGTTCCTAATGGACAACAGAGTCAGGGAGATGCTCGGTAATCAACAAGTGGCAGGAAAATGCTATGTTGATGACACTAAATCGAAAGATGTGTCCTTAGTTATGGAGATAATGAAGGCGTACTCTCAAATGTCCCTTACGCCTCTTGAGGAGTTAGAGATGATTACAATATATCCAGACGAGAATAAAAAACAGTTAAAATCAGAGCTTCTTTAGAGAGATCCATCAAAGAAGGTATTGTTGAACTATTGAAGGagtattatgatatttttacacGGGAAGCCTCAGACATGCTAAGAATTGATTCAAGCCTCATTGTTCATCAATTGTAGATCCATAAGAGGGTATGCCTTGTGGTTCATAAAAGGCAAAATTTTCCCCTAAATTGGCAAAAGGCTATAGCCAAAGAAGTTGAGAAGCTTTTGAGTGCTCAATTTTGCTCACTCACCTGAGTGGATGTCGAACGGTGAAAGATTCCAATGGAGATTTGCCAAATGTGttggttttatatatttaaataaatcatgTCCAAAAGGTCCATTATTATTTAACAAGTAACTATCTCCTCGAGCTTCTTTATTCGTGTGCCTTTGGCTTCTTCTTGTTTGTGTTGGCCTAATGGTGCTGATGATTGTCTCTTAAGCATTACTAGCTCTGCTTGAAGGTCTTCTgtctcttcttccatttttgcTTAGAATTATAGAGGTGACCATTCTCTATATAAAGAGGCCTAATCCAGCGTGTTTTTTCATTCAAACGGGCATTTAATTCAGAAATGTGTTCATTTAAGTGTAAAATATTTATCTCGGTCTTGGTAGAAAGAAAAGTTGGAGTTCTTCCGCggcaattttttttcttcttctaacttcGGCTTCTTCACAACTTGCAGAAGTTGTGCATTTCTGTCCTTCAAACTCTCTATTTCATTCTAGTAACCTGTTGAAATGCTAGGCATGTTTGAGAATGGAATAATGACGATAGATTTGTGTTGATTTCTTCTTACGAAGTGGGGGAAGAAGCTTTGTTTGGAGGAGTAGGAGTTGGTGTACTGTGTTAAGAAGTAGCTTTGATGCCTGCAAGGGGAATGGGTGATTAGgcattatgaaaatttaaaggGTTAGGaataaggaaaattttcaaaaaagtaggaGAGAAGCTTCGAAAGTTCACACCAGAAGGGGTGAAACACAGGTCCGATTGGAGGTAAAAGCTTTGATAATCCTCCCTTAGCCTCGTGAAGTAGTCGACTAGATTCTAGCTTTTCCTTTTAAGCTCTGGAAAGTGTTTTCTTTAGCGTTTGGATGTGTTGCTCTCGCTTCTTTAATTCAGCTTTAGGATCATTAAGATTGTGTTTGTTGATCTTAAGAGTGACACAATCATGTCCTTGATAAATACTAAATTTGTTCATATGCTTGATgcgaaaacaaaaacaaaaaaaaaatgatattaggTTAGTGTAAGGTATGAAAATAAAAGCGAAGTATAAATATTCCAAGGGAAAGCAAGAGTTACCATCATAGCCAATTTCCACTCTACAATGGTAGGGTTTTCctgttatattttgt from Diospyros lotus cultivar Yz01 chromosome 4, ASM1463336v1, whole genome shotgun sequence includes the following:
- the LOC127800725 gene encoding uncharacterized protein LOC127800725, which codes for MFLKEQMDERLSQILTDEQTPDSLEDVFTQILGKDGHGRVRMGGLGTCPTKVRQRQQYQVPQEQYDQMRVQITVELEEKFQVQIQSQVQMQVCAILEAMGHTPPALDNTPQPRQSSSHASASATHASTPSPEAECAGLSTPECDHYLEIEKI
- the LOC127799690 gene encoding uncharacterized protein LOC127799690, with the protein product MAPKRQTRWPIGSMSHSIDSHHNDSQSIPSHHPTPNPVPSHPQHLEEDLIHSQSNPQNSHSQQGTSSMSSTTKKGRGISKQISKWGKEKIYIEFDAEGQPIGEMATKLETQLGVMVRSIAPLTFIDWRSPGMEPYKELIWQEVLDNTDVPTIWRSICLQHASKKWREYKATLKRHYDFHETDAARLSKIPPGVDPKQWKALVEYWGCEQAHVCMIYV